A stretch of DNA from Arachis hypogaea cultivar Tifrunner chromosome 19, arahy.Tifrunner.gnm2.J5K5, whole genome shotgun sequence:
CATGATCACACTTCAACTCCCTTATAGCTTCATGATGCCACCTAGTATACGCCACCTTCGTGCCATTTCCTTGGTATTCGTAGCATTCACATGAGATCTTAGCACCATCCTTCTCCATTTCATCAAATGGAGACAGAACTGCACAAAAAACTAAGCCCCGCACCTTTGAGCTGTAAGGAAGTACGATTCTGAAAGAGGACTTGGTGCTTCGATAAGTGAATTGCCTTGGAACACTGCTTCCTGGCAAACAAACCTTCACGAAGTTGAAGCTGTAGCTATGGCCTAGCTCTGGTGCACTGTTATATTGCTGCGAACGAACCTCCTCCTCCACATCCTTATTTTTGAGTATCGCGTTTGTTGCTATTAAATTCGCACCTTTCGTGATTCCTTCACGTGAAGGTCCATCCAGGTTCGTGCAATTCTCGAACGAGATGAACTTGGTGCTTCCTCTCATCTCTTTCGCAAAGGTCTCTAAGGTGTTTATTGTCACCAAGGACTCGCAGTTAATCACATAAAGCTCTTTGATAAGTGTCGGAAGAGTAGGTAGGTACTTAAGGTTCTTACAGTTTCTCAGCGACAAAATTTCCAGATTGATTAGATCCTTGACGGTTATAGGCAATGTCTCTACACCACTTCCATCTAATCTTAGGTCACACAGATATTCCAAGCACCCAATGTTGTTAGGGAGTTCAGACAATTTATCACAATCCTTCAAATACAGTAAGTGCAGACACCTTAAGCCGTTGAATAAGGTATGCAGTTGCTCTTTGTTGAGTACTAGTTGTCTGCAATTAGAAATTCTCAGCTCTGAAAGATTCTTAAGGAGTGATAACTCATTTGGAAGATTCTCAATAAGTAATTAAGTATCAAACTGTCTAGGTAGAGTGACTTAAGCTTGCTTGAGCGCTGAATTGATTGGTGCAATTCTTCTATTCCAGCATTTCTCAGATCTAGACATTCCATCACACGAGAGGACACGGAAAATTCTCTGAGACTTGTGCAGCCGTTAACACTGATCGTCTTGAGAGATTTCAAGTGCTTCTCACTTCTCAAACTTGTGAGTTTTCTGCATCCATCCAGTGCTAGAATTTCAAGAGCGTCAAGAGACCAAATAGATGAATGAAGCTCTGCCAAGCTCTCACAACCAGAAAGGTTAAGCGATTTAAGTTTTGATGCCTTGGACAAATCCGGGAGATTCGCCAACTCTTTGCATTCACTTAGATCAATTCTCTCTAAACTCACAAGATTCTgccacataaataaaaataatctttcATAAAGCAAACTTATAAGCATACATTGATTAAGTTTGCGGAAAATATCTTTTACCTTCACCCCATGCCAAAGTTTGGTAATATGGCTGTGCGGCATACAAATCTCAACAAGCCTCTGAGTAAACAAATTTTCCGGTGGAGACTTCAAACCATATCCATGCCATTCAAGGTAGCTCAGCTTACCTGaaaattcattaaggacttcCGGATACACCATGTTACCCAAAGTCTTGCCAGAGGGAGCATACAATTTTAGATATCTTAGATCACTCATCATGCTGAATGCTTTAGAGTTCAAGTGTAGATCATCAATTTGAGACAAATCTAATTTTATACCTTCAATTGCATCACTTCCCTAACagaaaataaagcaaacaatATGTATCACATTAAgttagaaataatatttttataaagtgAGTATAATGATGAGACTTAAGTTTCCTTACCttccttttatattcaagcacaTCTGAAACTTCTTCAATATCCTTCAATCGACTACGTTTTCCAGGATCTTTAATGCCTTGACGAACAATATTCAAGCCCATATCTCGTATTAAATCATGCATCTGTATCTTCTTGTCCTTTGAAATAGTTATGAGAGCTTTATTTGTAAGGACTTTTATTCCACTAACAGCAAATAAACCACTAGCATTTAGTATCTTTTCCACAAAATATTTGTTCTCGTCTTTGAAAAAGAACGCAATATCCAAAAATATCTTCTGCTCTAGAATATCTAGTCCATCATAGCTCACTCGTAACACCTTTTGAATTCCATCGTAGGGATAGTCCTTGAGTTTATTCAATTCGCTATCCCAAAATTCAATACTTGTGTCACGGAGATTTGAGCCCAATACTTTTAAAGCTAAAGGAACACCCCCTGCATAATCAACTGCTCTCTGAGAGAGATCTTCATATCCTTTTTTGGGAACCCAATCTTTGAAGGCACTCAAGCAAAAAAGCTCTACAGATCTCCCAAAGCTCAATGTCTTGACCTCATATATATCATCCTCATCAACTATTCCCCTAAGCAAATGCTTATTTCTTGTTGTTATAATCACTTTACTTTCTGGACCAGCATAGCTACATTCTCTACACAATTGTTCTAGTTGCTCTGAATCATCCACATCATCAAGTACAACTAAAGCTTTTTTATTACTAAGCCTCCTCCTAATGAATGTGTTTGTTGTAGAGTTCAAATATTCATACTTTAGTAGCTCAGAAAGCAGCTTCTCTCGTAAAGATGTAAGTTTGCTTTGTCCTATATTTTGGGGTGCTTCTTTGACATTTTCTAAAAAACACACACTGTCATAATAGGGAAAGAGTTGGGCAAACACAGCCTTTGCAACGGTTGTTTTGCCTATTCCGCCCATGCCCCAAATTCCAATTACATGCACATTTTTGCTTTTACTTTTTGATAGCAATAATGACACATCTTTGCAACTTTTGTCAATTCCAACAAGGTTAACTTGTAGCTCATTAGGAAACCTTAATTCCAACTTTTTCAATACATCTTCAACAATCTGATCGATGACTTGTGACTCGTTCCTTGCAAAGGAATGATCAAAGACAAGATGACATATGTTATTGAATTTAGCACAAACGGCGAAACTACATATTACATAagcaaatttaattataaaagtacacagggaaattaaatgacaaattgtATTCAAATAAGTAAAAAGATGCACTAAAAATTATGGGTTTGATTTATTGGTTaacaaataaaaaaggaaaaatgttgattgaaaatacatttttttttatttttaatgtacttCTGAtgtattaaatacaataaatcattaaaaatttaaagagaatattaaaattttttcaaaaaaactatatttctatcttttctttgtttttacttGTTTATAGTATCTCCCAACTCAACTAATCAAAAACTAATATGTTGCTAATTTGCACTCTATTTAAGAATTTACTATTGGCTAATAAATTGCTACATACATTAAGTAGGATTCGAATATCAACATTTAGTTAAACAGATGAATAAAGTGACCATACAATCAATCCAAGTAggttttatttttatcttctctAATCATTTTATGTTGCTGTTGATACAAAAATTTCAACAAATAAATACACTTCGATCATGATTGAAATAGAATGTCGATCATATCTTGTGTGACATGAGTCGAGGAATGGTGTTAAGTCGGAGCTTTATCAACACGTGAATTAATGCATTGACACatggtaaaat
This window harbors:
- the LOC112778692 gene encoding disease resistance protein Roq1-like, with protein sequence MSLVVDDDQKNSFLVHVEPFLPLDVFVSFRGEDTRTNFTSHLYSALSRNGIKAYMDDEGLEKGRDVWPSLSQAIEDSHVAIVVFSKNYASSRWCLEELVKVLECRKKMGQVVIPVFYEVDPAEIRNQRGVYGEAIAEHERGLLGDKSVEEVKKIVSAWKDALMEAANISGRDTRSREYKNESQVIDQIVEDVLKKLELRFPNELQVNLVGIDKSCKDVSLLLSKSKSKNVHVIGIWGMGGIGKTTVAKAVFAQLFPYYDSVCFLENVKEAPQNIGQSKLTSLREKLLSELLKYEYLNSTTNTFIRRRLSNKKALVVLDDVDDSEQLEQLCRECSYAGPESKVIITTRNKHLLRGIVDEDDIYEVKTLSFGRSVELFCLSAFKDWVPKKGYEDLSQRAVDYAGGVPLALKVLGSNLRDTSIEFWDSELNKLKDYPYDGIQKVLRVSYDGLDILEQKIFLDIAFFFKDENKYFVEKILNASGLFAVSGIKVLTNKALITISKDKKIQMHDLIRDMGLNIVRQGIKDPGKRSRLKDIEEVSDVLEYKRKGSDAIEGIKLDLSQIDDLHLNSKAFSMMSDLRYLKLYAPSGKTLGNMVYPEVLNEFSGKLSYLEWHGYGLKSPPENLFTQRLVEICMPHSHITKLWHGVKNLVSLERIDLSECKELANLPDLSKASKLKSLNLSGCESLAELHSSIWSLDALEILALDGCRKLTSLRSEKHLKSLKTISVNGCTSLREFSVSSRVMECLDLRNAGIEELHQSIQRSSKLKSLYLDSLILNYLLRIFQMSYHSLRIFQS